GTCTGCAGGTgaggcttttgctccagccctgctctaatgGGTGTAGTTGTAGATACATGCCATCTTATTTGGTTTACTGTATAGTCATGAGTCAGTGTGTGATTTGTACAGCCTGCTACCTACTGGGGTGAGTCAGTGTTAACCCTAGACACTGATCGGAGTTCCGTTTTTAGTTCCTCCACCCTAATGGTTGAGAATAGGACTTGAGGAcgctaaactgatcctaggtcAGTATGACTGTGTGGTGTATTGCAGGTGGAGGATGCCTCTGTGCTCACTACTGGTCTGTGTACTGCTCaacatcctcttcctcactctgAGTGAAGGTGAGCTAATGCtggttaacacacacactgctatatgAACGACTACCACATACAACTGAGTGTGTATAATAATGTGATATATATCACATGTGACAGTCAGTTTCTCTCCTGCCCTCCAGTCGGgtggttctctgtgtgtgttctggggGTGTCTGCCCCGGCTGCCCTGGGTTACCTGCAGGACAGGTGTGGGGGCGGGGCTTCGGAGGTGGAGCAACAGAAGAGGCGGTGCCACGCGGTGCATCGTAAGGACCTGCAGAACGTTCAGCTCACCAGACAGGACGCCATGCTGGAAGTCAAGGacctgtgagtgagtgagtgagtgagtgtgtgtgtgagtttggccCTCCACTTTATAAAACCAAGTTCATTTATTTACtatccctgtgtgtgtgcctgtttgcGTGTACGCATGTGCGTgtccgggtgtgtgtgtgtgtgtgtgtgtgtgtgtgtgtgtgtgtgtgtgtgtgtgtgtgtgtgtgtgtgtgtgtgtccacaggttAAAGCAGCTAGATGACCTGTTGTCTcatgcctgcctgtctgctgAGTCTGTCTACAAGCTCCTGTACTGGGAGAGCCACTCTGAGTCCTCCAGGTTagcaacactgtctgtgtgtgtacttgttCTCCAGGACAGTAACTCAGCCACTCTACATTCACCATAGATATCATCACACATCTTATCTGTACTTACAAAGCATCCGAAAGACTGGTTAGGGTTGTTTGTGTGTGCctgagtgtctctctctgtctctctatcccatctcttctctgtctctcaggttcTATGGTGGCCTGTTAGCTGTATTGATGCTGCTGTATTCTGTTCCTGTGTGCTGGGTGCTGGCCTGTCTCACTACTGCCCTCTTCCTGTGGAACCGAGACTTCTGCAGGGgttagtacacacacatacagtaccagtcaaaagtttggacacacctactcattccagggtttttctttatttttactattttctacattgtagaataatagtgaagacatcaaaactatgaaataacacatatggaatcattattcaaagtagccaccctttgccttgatgacagcttttttgaagaatctcaaatatatttagatttgtttatcacttttttggttactacatgattccatatgtgttatttcatagttttgatgtcttcactattattctacaatgtagaaaatagtaaaaataaataaaaaccctggaatgagtaggtgtgtccaaacttttgactggtactgtacatgcagacacacactcaAGTGTTGGTTCTGTGTTCTAACAGCCTGGTTccactctccctctgtgtgtgtagttgtgttggaCCTAAGGGAGGTGGTCCAGTCTGGCCAGAACCCATCCTCAGAAGGAGAGATGGACCACACAGAACCGGACCGCGGCAGCCTGGACCGGACTCCCACTGCTAGCAGCTTGGAggtaaggacagagagagaagtggtggggggagagaaacgggtagggagagagagaagtggtggGGTAAGAGAAACGGGggcagggagggagcgagagggaggaagaggtggaTGTATGTAGAGTGTGTATATTTGGATTAATGGTGTACATTATTATGCAATAATCCTCTTATGTAACGTACATGTATGTCATTATTGTGTGGTGTGTAGGACCTGTCCCCGGGAAGCgtagaggaggctgaggaggcaGAGCCTGATGATGAGTTCAAAG
This sequence is a window from Salvelinus fontinalis isolate EN_2023a unplaced genomic scaffold, ASM2944872v1 scaffold_0634, whole genome shotgun sequence. Protein-coding genes within it:
- the LOC129846875 gene encoding protrudin-like isoform X3; amino-acid sequence: MKPGVGACQDPCQGGPGVGDRGDDTLVSLPPKDTPGSPTRSPSELGSPGPRQVATFDLLKMVVSYKRMALFLEPLTDTLELARYLLGWRMPLCSLLVCVLLNILFLTLSEVGWFSVCVLGVSAPAALGYLQDRCGGGASEVEQQKRRCHAVHRKDLQNVQLTRQDAMLEVKDLLKQLDDLLSHACLSAESVYKLLYWESHSESSRFYGGLLAVLMLLYSVPVCWVLACLTTALFLWNRDFCRVVLDLREVVQSGQNPSSEGEMDHTEPDRGSLDRTPTASSLEDLSPGSVEEAEEAEPDDEFKDAIELTQEPPISLQEDDDTTSDLDTISITSDNGLLSRNEPIRSKVSKLTEKLRKRYPTNNTGNCSSCSAVFSVVKRRRSCSNCGNSFCSRCCSYKVLKACMGVTAPDAQRETVFVCAVCNSTLSK
- the LOC129846875 gene encoding protrudin-like isoform X4, whose protein sequence is MKPGVGACQDPCQGGPGVGDRGDDTLVSLPPKDTPGSPTRSPSELGSPGPRQVATFDLLKMVVSYKRMALFLEPLTDTLELARYLLGWRMPLCSLLVCVLLNILFLTLSEVGWFSVCVLGVSAPAALGYLQDRCGGGASEVEQQKRRCHAVHRKDLQNVQLTRQDAMLEVKDLLKQLDDLLSHACLSAESVYKLLYWESHSESSRFYGGLLAVLMLLYSVPVCWVLACLTTALFLWNRDFCRVVLDLREVVQSGQNPSSEGEMDHTEPDRGSLDRTPTASSLEDLSPGSVEEAEEAEPDDEFKDAIEEDDDTTSDLDTISITSDNGLLSRNEPIRSKVSKLTEKLRKRYPTNNTGNCSSCSAVFSVVKRRRSCSNCGNSFCSRCCSYKVLKACMGVTAPDAQRETVFVCAVCNSTLSK
- the LOC129846875 gene encoding protrudin-like isoform X5: MPSYLVYCIVMSQCVICTACYLLGWRMPLCSLLVCVLLNILFLTLSEVGWFSVCVLGVSAPAALGYLQDRCGGGASEVEQQKRRCHAVHRKDLQNVQLTRQDAMLEVKDLLKQLDDLLSHACLSAESVYKLLYWESHSESSRFYGGLLAVLMLLYSVPVCWVLACLTTALFLWNRDFCRVVLDLREVVQSGQNPSSEGEMDHTEPDRGSLDRTPTASSLEDLSPGSVEEAEEAEPDDEFKDAIELTQEPPISLQETPLALVEDDDTTSDLDTISITSDNGLLSRNEPIRSKVSKLTEKLRKRYPTNNTGNCSSCSAVFSVVKRRRSCSNCGNSFCSRCCSYKVLKACMGVTAPDAQRETVFVCAVCNSTLSK
- the LOC129846875 gene encoding protrudin-like isoform X6 encodes the protein MKPGVGACQDPCQGGPGVGDRGDDTLVSLPPKDTPGSPTRSPSELGSPGPRQVATFDLLKMVVSYKRMALFLEPLTDTLELARYLLGWRMPLCSLLVCVLLNILFLTLSEVGWFSVCVLGVSAPAALGYLQDRCGGGASEVEQQKRRCHAVHRKDLQNVQLTRQDAMLEVKDLLKQLDDLLSHACLSAESVYKLLYWESHSESSRFYGGLLAVLMLLYSVPVCWVLACLTTALFLWNRDFCRVVLDLREVVQSGQNPSSEGEMDHTEPDRGSLDRTPTASSLEDLSPGSVEEAEEAEPDDEFKDAIELTQEPPISLQVSGSPCLSGCGITALATGYINNCDK